A part of Falco naumanni isolate bFalNau1 chromosome 19, bFalNau1.pat, whole genome shotgun sequence genomic DNA contains:
- the LOC121099235 gene encoding nascent polypeptide-associated complex subunit alpha, muscle-specific form-like, which yields MHQPKPWSQSRCAGWKMSPSQCRCPHTSTVAAAPAGTRGSSLCHCHHHSKGHKDVGAPWAEKVAQGSRCASSDFTSPLCHRYRSANPLAKTLCGEMTPLQPACGHMLATAPGSGPPWSPAMTLHSPGGCRGAGGRATHPLRPTHCCHRHMVRGVPSMGVLPMGRAALGAAGSRGLHLPAGGCSPPPAIPPTLASRQPSAASSPPPPLHRPAGSSPAAPAQRHGHAAAPNSFTGACGTALAPCPCPGCRCPPGWRGCAETQSGASAPPGSPQSGRATTPRSYWDLQPLLHPTSPLLQLAFPRN from the coding sequence ATGCACCAACCAAAGCCGTGGTCCCAGAGCAGATGCGCTGGGTGGAAAATGTCGCCCAGCCAGTGCCGTTGCCCCCACACCTCAACTgtagctgctgctccagcagggaCCCGAGGAAGCAGCCTGTGCCACTGTCACCACCACAGCAAGGGGCATAAGGATGTGGGGGCTCCTTGGGCAGAGAAGGTGGCACAGGGCTCGAGGTGTGCCAGTTCAGATTTCACAAGCCCCCTCTGCCACCGGTATAGATCTGCAAATCCTCTGGCAAAAACGCTCTGTGGAGAGATGAcacccctgcagccagcatgtGGCCACATGCTGGCCACTGCACCAGGCAGTGGCCCACCCTGGTCCCCAGCCATGACCCTGCACAGCcccgggggctgcagaggggccgggggccgcgccACTCACCCGCTGCGCCCCACTCACTGCTGCCACCGCCACATGGTGCGGGGGGTCCCCTCGATGGGCGTGCTGCCCATGGGGAGAGCAGCACTGGGGGCTGCGGGGTCCAGGGGGCTGCACCTACCTGCGGGGGGCTGCTCGCCACCACCAGCCATACCACCGACACTGGCCAGCCGACAGCCcagtgcagccagcagcccccccccccccctgcatCGCCCCGCGGgttccagccctgcagcccccgcacAGAGACACGGACACGCGGCTGCACCCAACAGCTTTACCGGTGCCTGTGGCACGGCCCTGGCTCCGTGTCCATGTCCCGGCTGTCGCTGCCCTCCTGGGTGGCGGGGCTGTGCGGAGACCCAGAGCGGTGCCTCAGCCCCCCCAGGCTCCCCCCAGTCGGGGCGAGCCACCACTCCCCGCTCTTACTGGGAcctgcagcctctcctgcaTCCTACCTCTCCCCTTTTACAGCTAGCTTTCCCCAGGAATTAG